TCCAACGTGTGTGGCGTTCCGTGATAGCCGTATTTCCGGATCAGTTTGTCGATTTCCGGATCTTCACCGAACTCCTTCAAGGCCGGAGCCAGAATAATCAACTCTGCATCGTCGGCCAGTGCCATCCGGGTACGGTAAATGGCTTTGTTACCCAGCCAGGTCGATTTGAACTCGGTGGGATCGAGATAAACGACCGCCTTTTTTATGGGCTTCTCCACCATTTCAAAATTCACCTTCACCGAAAGGGCAGCCGCCTTGTCGAATGCTTCAAAGTCGTCGCCGATAAACAGGCCTCGAACTTTCAATTTGCCATCACCGCCGGCTTCCACCACAGTCAGAACGTAAAGGATGGGCAATTCGGATGCGACTTTTTCGCTGGCGTAATTAAACACACGGCGTACCGGCGTGTCGGAGCGGCCCATCATTTTTTCCATGCCGTACACCGCACCGAGGAAGTGGCTTTTGTTAATGCCTTCCGAACCGCCTGTTCCAACGAAGATGTTCTTATTGTAGTTGGCCATGCCCACCACTTCGTGCGGAACAACCTGCCCGATGGAGAGAATCAAATCGTGGCCGCCGTCGCGCAATAGTTTGTTGACTTGCACCGGCCATGGATAGTCGATGGCCCCTTTGGAAACTTCTTTCACATATTCACCAGGGACTTCGCCCAAGGTAACCACGTCGTTCCGCCAGTCGTGCTCGCGAAATAGTTTCATTGGTGTCTGCCCGAACATGTGATGTATCTGTTCTTCCGTCATGGGACTATGTGTTCCCAAAGCCGGAAGTATATCAGTGAGTTTGTCGCCATAATATTGCCAGGCAAATTCGGTCAACTCACCGGCGTGCGAAGGGTATCGGGTATAGTCCGGCGGAATAGCCAGCACTTTGCTGACGTCCCCCAGTTTATCGAGGGCCGTAAACAGGCCTTCCTGCAGGTCGACTGCACTTAACTCCTGTTCGGGCGATCCTGTTTCGTAGTAAATCATGTTTTTTGTTTAAGGCTCAGGCGGAGGCAAAGGCAAAAGAAAAAGCAATGCCGGGCCGGAGTAAATTATTTTTCCAAGGAAAAAATCAAAGCATTAATTTCTTCGATTGCTTCTTTGTAACGTTTAACCAAATTTTCTGATATTTCGGAATTCAGATATTGCTGAGATTCAGCTACCAGAATCTGACTCATCGATTCGTAGGCACTTCCTCTGGCAATCTTGTAAAAACGGGTTTTATCTTTGGGTTCGTAACGTCCGTAACCTTCAGCTAAATTGTGAACCACAGAATTGGCGGCCCGTTTTAAATCATCTGTCAAAGCAAATCGCTCATCTGCCGGGAAATGTTTGATTGTTTGGTAAACTTCGACTAACAAGGCAAAGGCTTTCTGCCAAACGGGCATGTCTCTGAAATCGTTGTATTTCTTTTCTCTATAGCTCATCTCATATTTGGTAAAATCGATTTGCCATGATTCTTTTCTTTTGCCTTCGCCTGTGCCTTCGCCTTTTTTATCTTATCTCTTTACTCTTGCATTTCCTTCCCAGATGCTCCAAACCATTTCCTCATCGGCGGGTTGAGCATAATCTGTCAGGAACGTAGTGGCCAGCGCACCGGTAGCCCAACCAAATTGTGGCCATTTTTCAGCTTCCCAGCCTTTCAGGATACCATACAACAAACCACCAACAAAACCGTCACCACCACCGATGCGGTCGAGTACGTTGATTTTTCGAGGCTCGATGACTTGCCATTCTGCTCCGGCCAGCATGACAGCTCCCCACAAGTGCTCGTTCGTACTGACGACCTGGCGCAATGTTGTGGCAAATACTGATGCATTAGGGAATGATTTCTTCACGTTCGTGATGAGGCCTTTGAAACCTTCAATCTCGGCTTCGATGCCTTTTCCACCGGCTTCCGGACCTTCAATCCCAA
This Prolixibacter sp. NT017 DNA region includes the following protein-coding sequences:
- a CDS encoding lactate racemase domain-containing protein: MIYYETGSPEQELSAVDLQEGLFTALDKLGDVSKVLAIPPDYTRYPSHAGELTEFAWQYYGDKLTDILPALGTHSPMTEEQIHHMFGQTPMKLFREHDWRNDVVTLGEVPGEYVKEVSKGAIDYPWPVQVNKLLRDGGHDLILSIGQVVPHEVVGMANYNKNIFVGTGGSEGINKSHFLGAVYGMEKMMGRSDTPVRRVFNYASEKVASELPILYVLTVVEAGGDGKLKVRGLFIGDDFEAFDKAAALSVKVNFEMVEKPIKKAVVYLDPTEFKSTWLGNKAIYRTRMALADDAELIILAPALKEFGEDPEIDKLIRKYGYHGTPHTLEMVEKNAELKNNLSAAAHLIHGSSEGRFTITYCPGTNEENLTQEEIESVGFQYKALDEVMQVYDPHQLKDGWNQLPNGEEIFYVPNPALGLWAHKDRFRD
- a CDS encoding four helix bundle protein, which translates into the protein MSYREKKYNDFRDMPVWQKAFALLVEVYQTIKHFPADERFALTDDLKRAANSVVHNLAEGYGRYEPKDKTRFYKIARGSAYESMSQILVAESQQYLNSEISENLVKRYKEAIEEINALIFSLEK